Proteins encoded by one window of Gammaproteobacteria bacterium:
- a CDS encoding chemotaxis protein CheW: MFRIRRNPLVTPLLAVAEIITPPTVASVPGVKPWVMGIANMRGTLLPIM; this comes from the coding sequence GTGTTTCGCATCAGGCGCAATCCGCTGGTAACGCCGCTGCTCGCGGTGGCCGAGATCATCACGCCACCGACCGTCGCCAGCGTGCCGGGTGTCAAACCGTGGGTAATGGGTATCGCCAATATGCGCGGCACCTTGCTGCCCATCATG
- a CDS encoding response regulator translates to MAHILVIDDSPTNIFALKTMLEKNDYRVTTAASGEQGVELARQGLPDVILMDVVMPGLNGFQATRQLSKDPATAAIPVIIVSSKDQQTDKVWASRQGAKGYIVKPFKETELLGSIKQTLSA, encoded by the coding sequence ATGGCCCATATTCTGGTGATTGACGATTCCCCGACCAACATCTTTGCGTTGAAGACCATGCTGGAGAAAAACGATTACCGCGTGACCACTGCCGCCAGCGGCGAGCAGGGTGTCGAACTCGCCAGACAAGGGCTGCCCGACGTGATTCTGATGGACGTGGTGATGCCGGGTCTTAACGGCTTTCAGGCCACGCGCCAGTTATCGAAAGACCCCGCGACCGCGGCCATTCCCGTCATCATCGTGAGTAGCAAGGATCAGCAGACGGACAAGGTGTGGGCATCGCGACAGGGTGCTAAGGGCTATATCGTCAAGCCGTTCAAGGAAACGGAATTGCTTGGCAGTATCAAGCAGACTTTGTCCGCGTGA
- the gshB gene encoding glutathione synthase, translating into MNLAVLMDPIGSINIKKDTTFAMLLEAQARGWALFYLKQTDIYLADGVACARLQHLRVRDDAADWYTLTEAGDSTLTGVDVILMRKDPPFNIEYIYTTYTLERAAAEGVMVVNRPDSLRDANEKMFTAWFPQCCAPTLVSRERARLKAFLEMHEDIVVKPLDGMGGESVFRVRRGDPNTNVILETVTQRDRRTTIAQRFIPEYVEGDKRILMIDGEPIPYALARIPAKGEARANLAVGGVGKGVALTDRDRWICAQVGPVLREKGLLFVGLDVIGDYLTEINVTSPTCVRELDTLYGLNISARIMDAVAARVAKRLAPV; encoded by the coding sequence CTGAATTTAGCCGTGTTGATGGACCCGATCGGGTCTATCAACATCAAAAAGGACACCACGTTCGCCATGCTGCTGGAGGCACAGGCCAGGGGCTGGGCGCTTTTCTACCTGAAGCAAACGGACATTTACCTGGCGGACGGCGTCGCTTGTGCCCGCCTGCAACATTTACGCGTTCGCGATGACGCGGCAGACTGGTACACGCTGACCGAGGCCGGGGACAGCACGCTGACCGGCGTGGACGTAATCCTGATGCGCAAGGATCCACCGTTCAACATCGAATACATCTATACGACATACACGCTGGAGCGCGCCGCCGCCGAGGGCGTGATGGTGGTCAACCGCCCGGATTCACTGCGCGACGCCAACGAGAAAATGTTTACCGCATGGTTTCCGCAATGCTGCGCCCCAACCCTGGTGAGCCGGGAGCGCGCTCGACTAAAGGCGTTTCTGGAGATGCACGAAGACATCGTCGTCAAGCCGCTGGACGGCATGGGCGGCGAGTCGGTATTCCGCGTGCGCCGTGGCGACCCCAACACCAACGTGATTCTGGAAACCGTAACACAACGTGACCGGCGGACGACCATCGCGCAGCGCTTCATCCCGGAATACGTCGAGGGCGACAAGCGCATTCTGATGATCGATGGAGAACCGATTCCCTACGCCCTGGCGCGCATTCCGGCAAAAGGCGAAGCGCGCGCGAATCTGGCCGTGGGGGGTGTGGGCAAGGGTGTTGCCCTAACTGATCGCGACCGGTGGATCTGCGCGCAGGTGGGTCCAGTGTTGCGCGAAAAAGGGCTGCTGTTCGTGGGGCTGGACGTGATCGGCGATTACTTAACCGAGATCAACGTCACGAGCCCGACCTGCGTACGCGAGCTGGACACCTTATACGGACTCAACATCAGCGCGCGGATCATGGATGCGGTGGCGGCGCGCGTCGCCAAACGTCTGGCGCCTGTGTGA
- a CDS encoding TonB family protein translates to MTLFLAAAVHGIVILGVGFGAVIRDHAPHSSLDVVLVQTPSRQAPAQADNIAHASSRASGSVDAPLRPSSPALTSAVAPPEDQAFAATLATEAAPAASPDLRLVTSIQSRTAVLQDQQQRAREPHTKDESESRPQTELARLSAQLSEDVQRYAQRPRVNYIDTLSATTAPEAAYVRAWVDKVERVGNLNYPDDARRRALSGSLILHVLLNSEGDIIEVLVGSPSGQQVLDDAARRTVELAAPFMPFSSAMRAQYDQLMLTRTWVFAAEGELSTR, encoded by the coding sequence ATGACGCTGTTTCTGGCGGCTGCCGTGCATGGCATTGTGATTCTGGGCGTTGGTTTTGGCGCCGTGATCAGAGACCACGCGCCCCATTCGTCACTGGACGTCGTGCTGGTGCAGACACCCTCCCGCCAGGCGCCCGCACAAGCCGACAATATCGCACACGCCAGCAGCCGGGCCAGCGGATCGGTGGACGCGCCGCTGCGCCCTTCGAGTCCGGCGCTTACTTCTGCCGTCGCGCCTCCCGAAGATCAGGCATTTGCCGCCACGCTCGCGACTGAGGCGGCGCCCGCGGCATCTCCAGATTTACGTCTGGTAACTTCGATACAGTCTCGAACGGCCGTCTTGCAAGACCAGCAACAGCGGGCGCGGGAACCGCACACAAAAGACGAATCGGAATCCCGGCCGCAAACCGAACTTGCACGCCTCAGCGCTCAGTTGTCAGAGGATGTGCAGCGCTACGCGCAGCGTCCGCGCGTGAATTATATTGACACCTTGAGTGCCACGACCGCCCCGGAAGCGGCCTACGTCAGGGCGTGGGTAGACAAGGTCGAGCGCGTGGGCAATCTGAATTATCCCGACGACGCGCGGCGACGTGCACTCAGCGGCAGCCTGATTCTGCACGTTTTGCTAAACAGTGAAGGGGACATCATCGAGGTGCTCGTCGGTTCGCCATCCGGTCAGCAGGTGCTGGACGATGCCGCGCGGCGCACAGTCGAACTCGCGGCTCCCTTCATGCCGTTTTCGTCTGCAATGCGCGCGCAATACGATCAACTGATGCTGACCCGCACCTGGGTGTTCGCGGCGGAAGGTGAACTCAGCACGCGCTAG
- a CDS encoding YqgE/AlgH family protein, with amino-acid sequence MTMARFTNQLLIAMPTLADANFSRTVTLICEHNEHGALGVVVNRPTEVRLGTLFEHFDIVTDNEHIADTLVYAGGPVQLERGFILHAPLGAWDSTLTIEDDLGLTSSLDILAAMAAGEGPARSLVALGYAGWGGGQLEQEIADNAWLTVPGDTILLFDVPAEQRWQAAARKLGVDLGLIAGHAGHA; translated from the coding sequence ATGACCATGGCGCGATTCACGAATCAGCTCCTCATCGCTATGCCAACCCTGGCGGACGCGAACTTTTCGCGTACCGTTACGTTGATCTGCGAGCATAACGAGCACGGCGCCTTAGGGGTCGTCGTCAACCGGCCCACCGAAGTGCGTCTTGGCACACTGTTCGAACATTTCGACATTGTCACCGACAACGAGCACATCGCGGACACCCTGGTTTACGCGGGCGGCCCCGTCCAGCTCGAACGCGGCTTCATCCTGCACGCACCGCTCGGCGCGTGGGACTCTACCTTGACGATCGAAGACGACCTGGGGCTTACCAGTTCGCTCGATATTCTTGCCGCCATGGCGGCAGGGGAAGGGCCTGCGCGAAGTCTGGTTGCACTGGGCTATGCGGGCTGGGGTGGGGGGCAATTGGAGCAGGAAATCGCCGACAACGCCTGGTTAACCGTGCCCGGCGATACGATCCTGCTGTTCGATGTGCCCGCCGAACAGCGCTGGCAGGCTGCCGCGCGCAAGCTGGGCGTGGATCTGGGTTTGATTGCCGGACACGCCGGGCATGCCTGA
- the ruvX gene encoding Holliday junction resolvase RuvX, with translation MSLLQAVARPLVVLGFDYGERRIGVAVGQMITGTATPLATLEQHAGRIDWDGIEVLVDAWNPDAFVVGLPGGPPDAARELKTAIGGFRRTLEARFEKPTHTVDEAYTSVEAHHHIKTNRQNARAHGRVNPRRVNKGAIDKVAAAILLEAWMADPRSHQLP, from the coding sequence GTGAGCCTGCTCCAAGCCGTTGCGCGCCCGCTCGTGGTTCTGGGTTTTGATTACGGTGAGCGTCGCATCGGTGTCGCGGTCGGGCAGATGATCACCGGCACCGCCACGCCGCTCGCGACCCTGGAGCAGCACGCCGGTAGAATTGACTGGGACGGTATAGAGGTGCTCGTAGATGCCTGGAATCCCGACGCCTTCGTGGTCGGATTGCCTGGTGGCCCGCCGGATGCGGCGCGTGAACTGAAGACCGCTATCGGTGGCTTCCGGCGCACGCTCGAAGCGCGCTTCGAAAAACCGACGCATACAGTAGACGAGGCCTACACGTCGGTCGAGGCGCATCATCACATAAAAACGAATCGTCAAAACGCAAGAGCGCACGGACGCGTGAATCCCCGACGCGTGAATAAGGGCGCGATCGACAAAGTGGCCGCCGCGATCCTGCTCGAGGCATGGATGGCGGACCCGCGGTCGCACCAGCTTCCGTAG
- the pyrR gene encoding bifunctional pyr operon transcriptional regulator/uracil phosphoribosyltransferase PyrR yields the protein MDSHVNGLLDAMSEDLTRVTRDRGIKRPIMIGIHTGGAWIAQRLHDLMNFEEPLGLLDISFYRDDFSRIGVNPRVKPSSLPLSVDDRHIILVDDVLFTGRTIRAALNEIFDYGRPASVTLAALIERDGRELPIEASVVGHRLKLASHQHVKLGGPDPLNLRIVDTRLGGNATP from the coding sequence ATGGATTCACACGTCAACGGGCTGCTCGACGCGATGAGTGAAGACTTGACGCGCGTCACCCGCGACCGCGGCATCAAGCGGCCTATCATGATCGGAATTCATACGGGCGGCGCCTGGATCGCGCAACGTCTGCATGATCTAATGAATTTTGAAGAACCGCTGGGCCTGCTGGACATCTCGTTTTACCGCGATGATTTCAGCCGCATCGGGGTCAATCCCAGAGTCAAACCGTCAAGCCTGCCGTTGAGCGTGGACGACCGGCATATCATCCTGGTCGACGACGTACTGTTTACCGGGCGCACCATTCGCGCGGCGCTGAACGAGATCTTCGATTACGGACGGCCCGCATCCGTTACCCTGGCCGCGCTGATCGAGCGCGACGGGCGTGAGCTACCGATCGAGGCCAGCGTGGTCGGACACAGGCTCAAGCTTGCATCTCACCAGCACGTCAAACTTGGCGGTCCCGACCCGCTGAACTTAAGGATCGTGGACACACGCCTCGGGGGAAACGCGACACCGTGA
- a CDS encoding aspartate carbamoyltransferase catalytic subunit, giving the protein MPASLQLSPDGRLRHFLTIEGLSRALLTEILDTAESFAGVKDQTVKKVPLLRGKTIVNLFFEASTRTRTTFELAAKRLSADVLNVNITDTSTVKGESLLDTLRNLEAMYIDMFVVRHADSGAAQFIARHVAPHISVINAGDGRHAHPTQAMLDMFTIRRHKPQFGKLCVAIVGDIMHSRVARSQIHALNTMGAGEVRVVGPKTLIPASVEGLNVRVFHDLSDGLRDTDVVITLRLQKERMRGTLLPSAHEYFQLYGLTEARLQVAKPDVIVMHPGPINRGVEIASEVADGARSVILQQVTYGIAIRMAVMAMAVGARASAQR; this is encoded by the coding sequence CTGCCGGCCAGCCTGCAGTTGTCTCCCGACGGCAGGCTACGGCATTTTCTAACCATCGAGGGCCTTTCGCGCGCATTGCTGACCGAAATACTGGACACTGCCGAATCGTTCGCGGGGGTCAAGGACCAGACGGTCAAGAAAGTGCCCCTGCTACGCGGCAAGACTATCGTCAATCTGTTTTTCGAAGCCAGCACGCGCACGCGCACGACGTTCGAGCTGGCGGCGAAGCGCCTTTCCGCCGATGTGCTCAACGTGAACATCACCGACACCTCCACGGTCAAGGGCGAGAGTCTGCTCGACACCTTGCGCAATCTGGAGGCGATGTATATCGACATGTTCGTGGTGCGCCACGCCGACAGCGGCGCCGCGCAGTTCATCGCGCGCCACGTGGCTCCGCATATCAGCGTGATCAACGCCGGCGACGGTCGTCACGCGCATCCCACCCAGGCCATGCTGGACATGTTCACGATCCGGCGGCACAAGCCGCAGTTCGGCAAACTTTGCGTCGCCATCGTGGGCGACATCATGCATTCGAGAGTGGCGCGCTCGCAGATACATGCGCTCAACACCATGGGGGCGGGTGAGGTGCGCGTGGTGGGGCCAAAAACCCTGATCCCGGCCTCGGTTGAGGGTTTAAACGTGCGCGTGTTTCACGACCTGTCCGACGGCTTGCGGGATACTGACGTGGTGATCACGCTGCGGCTGCAAAAAGAGCGCATGCGCGGTACCCTGCTGCCGAGCGCACACGAATATTTCCAGTTGTACGGTCTGACCGAGGCACGCCTGCAGGTCGCGAAACCGGACGTCATCGTAATGCATCCGGGCCCGATCAATCGCGGTGTGGAAATCGCCTCCGAAGTCGCCGACGGCGCGCGCTCGGTCATTCTCCAGCAGGTAACTTATGGCATTGCCATACGCATGGCGGTGATGGCTATGGCGGTGGGCGCGCGCGCCAGCGCACAACGATGA
- a CDS encoding dihydroorotase codes for MTLRIIQGRVIDPASDVDRITDLFVADGKIVGLDTAPSGFVPERQLNATGCLVMPGLVDLAARLREPGQEHKATIASETYAAAAGGITSLCFPPDTSPVVDSPADVELIQQRAQAAGYCRVYNLGALTAGLDGQILSEMAALKRAGCVGVSNALHAMPNTLVLRRAMEYAASQDLTVFLHPFDHALANQGCAHEGAVATRLGLPGIPTAAETAAMGQMLALVEQTGVRAHFCRLSCSRAVSMFARARYDGLPVTADVCAHQLFMTENDIADFDAYYHTLPPLRTTRDMQGLRVAVTRGSVTAICSDHQPHESDGKQAPFPSTEPGIAGLETLLPLTMRLVESKILTLTQAVAYLTVAPAAVMRIAAGSLNIDSAADICIFDPVAQWTLSPEKLVSRGKNTPFAGWTFTGRVTHTLLGGEVVYESGREMRSEKCDE; via the coding sequence ATGACCTTGCGGATTATCCAGGGTCGCGTTATCGATCCGGCCAGTGATGTTGATCGAATTACTGACTTGTTCGTCGCCGACGGCAAGATCGTGGGACTGGACACCGCCCCATCCGGCTTTGTGCCCGAACGTCAACTGAACGCGACAGGATGCCTGGTGATGCCGGGCCTGGTAGATCTTGCCGCGCGGCTGCGCGAGCCGGGCCAGGAGCACAAGGCCACCATCGCATCCGAAACGTACGCCGCGGCCGCAGGCGGTATTACCAGCCTTTGCTTCCCGCCGGACACCAGCCCGGTGGTCGATTCTCCCGCCGACGTGGAACTGATTCAGCAACGCGCGCAGGCGGCCGGCTACTGCCGCGTGTACAACCTTGGCGCGCTGACCGCCGGGCTTGACGGCCAGATTTTGAGCGAAATGGCTGCGCTCAAGCGCGCCGGCTGCGTCGGCGTGAGCAACGCGCTACACGCGATGCCGAATACCCTGGTGTTACGGCGCGCGATGGAATACGCGGCCAGTCAGGATCTCACCGTGTTTCTGCATCCCTTCGATCACGCGCTGGCCAATCAGGGCTGCGCGCACGAGGGGGCGGTCGCGACACGCCTGGGTTTGCCAGGCATTCCCACCGCCGCGGAGACGGCAGCCATGGGACAAATGCTTGCCCTGGTCGAGCAAACTGGCGTGCGCGCACATTTTTGCCGCCTGTCATGCTCGCGCGCCGTCAGCATGTTTGCCCGCGCACGCTACGATGGCCTGCCGGTTACCGCCGATGTGTGCGCGCATCAACTGTTTATGACCGAAAACGATATCGCGGACTTTGACGCCTATTACCATACCCTGCCGCCGCTGCGCACGACGCGCGACATGCAGGGCCTGCGTGTGGCAGTTACGCGCGGCTCGGTCACGGCGATCTGCTCCGATCATCAACCGCACGAAAGCGACGGCAAGCAGGCGCCGTTTCCGTCCACCGAACCGGGCATCGCGGGGCTGGAAACGCTGCTGCCACTGACCATGCGGCTGGTGGAATCGAAAATTCTGACGTTGACGCAGGCGGTGGCGTACTTGACCGTTGCGCCTGCAGCCGTCATGAGAATAGCCGCGGGCAGCTTGAATATCGACAGCGCTGCCGATATCTGTATTTTCGATCCCGTTGCACAATGGACATTGTCGCCGGAAAAGCTCGTCAGCCGCGGCAAAAATACGCCTTTCGCCGGCTGGACGTTCACCGGCCGCGTCACCCACACGCTGCTAGGCGGGGAGGTTGTATACGAAAGCGGGCGTGAAATGCGTTCGGAAAAATGCGATGAGTAG
- a CDS encoding dihydroorotate dehydrogenase electron transfer subunit — protein sequence MSSNTPLASKTHRGSIMIEDARIVEHQTHPGGQYILRLHAPKCAARAQPGQFVHLQCDPELLMRRPFSIMRASAAQGWIDIFYKFLGQGTRLLARRTPDEILSVMGPIGEPFKPRSERPRALLLGGGVGMPPMIFLAEYLRRNSDFMPLAMLGSELPFPFKPRPSRLMASGMPDGVIAAMPLLDDWGIPSRLTSLQGFAGCFDGLITQLATIWIEALRTAERAKVEIFACGPPGMLKAVATLARAYGLPAQVSLEEYMACAVGGCAGCTVEVQTEKGPAMKRVCVDGPVFDAQAVFPASDTAVQSAPDPGLAGRDGPVDLVG from the coding sequence ATGAGTAGCAACACCCCTTTAGCCTCGAAAACACACCGCGGCAGCATCATGATCGAAGATGCGCGGATAGTTGAGCACCAGACGCATCCCGGCGGGCAATATATCCTGCGTCTGCACGCGCCGAAGTGCGCGGCGCGTGCACAGCCGGGTCAGTTCGTGCATTTACAATGCGATCCCGAATTGCTTATGCGTCGCCCGTTTTCGATCATGCGGGCGTCCGCGGCACAGGGCTGGATCGATATTTTTTACAAGTTCCTGGGCCAGGGCACACGCCTTCTGGCGCGGCGCACCCCGGACGAGATACTGAGTGTGATGGGGCCCATCGGCGAACCGTTCAAGCCACGCTCCGAGCGGCCGCGGGCGCTGCTGCTGGGCGGCGGTGTGGGTATGCCGCCGATGATCTTCCTCGCCGAATATTTACGGCGTAACAGCGATTTCATGCCGCTGGCGATGCTCGGCTCAGAGCTGCCGTTTCCGTTCAAGCCACGGCCATCGCGGTTGATGGCGTCAGGCATGCCGGACGGCGTCATCGCCGCGATGCCCTTGCTGGACGACTGGGGCATCCCGTCGCGCCTGACCAGTCTGCAAGGCTTTGCGGGTTGCTTCGACGGCCTGATTACCCAACTCGCGACAATCTGGATCGAAGCGCTGAGGACGGCGGAACGGGCAAAAGTAGAAATTTTCGCGTGCGGGCCGCCGGGGATGCTGAAGGCGGTGGCAACGCTTGCGCGTGCATATGGCTTGCCGGCCCAGGTTTCGCTCGAAGAATACATGGCCTGCGCGGTGGGTGGATGCGCGGGCTGTACGGTGGAGGTGCAAACGGAGAAGGGTCCGGCCATGAAGCGCGTGTGCGTGGACGGTCCGGTGTTCGATGCGCAAGCTGTATTTCCGGCGTCAGACACTGCCGTCCAATCGGCGCCTGATCCCGGTTTAGCCGGACGCGATGGCCCAGTTGATTTAGTGGGATGA
- a CDS encoding PilT/PilU family type 4a pilus ATPase, with translation MNITPYLKLMAQKNGSDLFFTTGAPASIKIEGEMHPITRTALEAGMVKTIAYAIMDEQQIREFEQTREMNLGLSVGDLGRFRVNIYRQRGEVAMVVRYIKNRIPSIESLNLPPVLKDLVMHQNGLVMGATGAGKSSTLASMLDFRNANRRGHILTIEDPIEYVFTHKKSIVGQREVGLDTLSYENALREAMREAPDVIMIGEVRDQHVMEAAIAYADTGHLCLTTLHAVNANQALDRVLSFFPSDAMHQILINLSLNLRGIISQRLVVGHDGRRVPAVEVLINTPYISELIKCGKFGEMKEVMEKGSAAGMQTFDQSLYDLIKAGKISLRDALASADSRSNLEWRINFGGGVQSLDKTSGDLRFPSEMTAAPPKSAWLDALADAGDAVIEEPGVERPASSH, from the coding sequence ATGAACATCACGCCATATCTTAAATTGATGGCGCAGAAAAACGGCTCGGACCTTTTCTTTACCACCGGCGCACCGGCCAGCATCAAGATCGAAGGCGAGATGCATCCTATTACCCGCACGGCGCTTGAGGCGGGCATGGTCAAGACCATCGCGTACGCCATCATGGACGAACAGCAGATTCGCGAATTCGAGCAGACGCGGGAAATGAATCTGGGCTTGTCGGTAGGCGACCTCGGGCGGTTCCGCGTGAATATCTATCGTCAGCGCGGCGAGGTTGCCATGGTGGTGCGATATATCAAGAATCGTATCCCGAGTATCGAGTCGCTGAATCTGCCGCCGGTGCTAAAAGACCTTGTGATGCACCAGAACGGTCTCGTCATGGGCGCGACCGGCGCCGGCAAATCCAGCACGCTGGCGTCCATGCTCGACTTCCGCAATGCCAACCGCCGCGGCCATATTCTGACGATCGAAGACCCCATCGAATACGTGTTTACGCACAAGAAGTCTATCGTGGGGCAGCGCGAGGTAGGGCTGGATACCTTGAGCTATGAGAATGCGCTGCGCGAAGCCATGCGCGAGGCGCCGGATGTCATCATGATCGGGGAAGTGCGTGATCAGCACGTCATGGAGGCGGCCATCGCCTACGCCGATACGGGCCACTTGTGCCTCACTACCTTGCACGCGGTCAATGCCAATCAGGCCCTGGATCGCGTGCTCAGCTTTTTTCCGTCCGACGCCATGCATCAAATCCTGATAAATCTGTCCCTGAATCTACGCGGAATTATATCCCAGCGTTTAGTTGTCGGCCACGACGGCAGGCGCGTGCCGGCGGTCGAGGTATTGATCAATACGCCCTATATCTCCGAGCTTATTAAATGCGGCAAGTTTGGTGAAATGAAGGAAGTAATGGAGAAGGGCTCGGCGGCCGGCATGCAGACCTTCGATCAATCGCTTTACGACCTGATCAAGGCCGGCAAGATCAGCCTGCGGGATGCGCTGGCCAGCGCCGATTCGCGGAGCAATCTCGAGTGGCGTATCAATTTCGGCGGCGGCGTGCAGAGCCTGGACAAAACCTCGGGCGATCTACGCTTCCCCAGCGAAATGACCGCGGCGCCGCCGAAGTCCGCTTGGCTGGACGCCCTCGCCGACGCAGGCGACGCCGTCATCGAGGAACCTGGCGTAGAGCGGCCAGCTTCATCCCACTAA